Proteins found in one Paenibacillus dendritiformis genomic segment:
- a CDS encoding anti-repressor SinI family protein, translated as MVEAVPGNNEQLDKDWVAIILTARQMGLSIADIRKLLRDFQAQSDPEWPLHVNSEA; from the coding sequence ATGGTTGAAGCGGTTCCAGGTAACAATGAACAATTGGACAAGGATTGGGTAGCTATTATTTTAACTGCGCGACAAATGGGCCTTTCCATTGCGGACATTCGTAAACTTCTTCGCGATTTTCAGGCACAATCTGATCCCGAATGGCCGCTCCATGTCAATTCAGAAGCATAA
- the galE gene encoding UDP-glucose 4-epimerase GalE, translating into MAIMITGGAGYIGSHTCVEMLEAGYEIVVLDNFSNSHPEAIRRISDITGKGFAFYEADLLDEQRLNRIFEGHRIDAVIHFAGLKAVGDSVQVPLEYYHTNLTSTLVLCRAMAKHGVYNLVFSSSASVYGVPECVPISEEASLGAVSPYGRTKQMIEQVLQDLASSDPRWRISILRYFNPVGAHKSGKIGESPNGTPNNLMPFITQVAVGRLPSLKVYGSDYPTKDGTGIRDYIHVVDLAQGHLKALEHLDHTNGVEFYNLGTGRGFTVLEMIHSFEKVSGIQIPYEIVGRRPGDIGICYADPTKSHMSLGWFPKYGIIDMCEDSWNWQVHNPQGYCERITAG; encoded by the coding sequence ATGGCCATTATGATCACGGGTGGCGCCGGTTATATCGGAAGCCATACTTGCGTAGAAATGCTGGAGGCGGGATATGAAATCGTCGTTCTTGATAATTTCTCCAACAGCCATCCGGAAGCGATTCGTCGGATCTCGGATATTACAGGCAAAGGATTTGCTTTTTATGAAGCGGATCTTCTCGACGAGCAACGCTTGAATCGGATATTCGAGGGACATCGCATCGATGCCGTGATCCATTTTGCCGGCCTGAAAGCGGTTGGGGACTCGGTTCAGGTGCCGCTTGAATACTACCATACGAATCTTACCAGCACGCTGGTTCTGTGCAGGGCGATGGCCAAGCATGGCGTGTACAACCTGGTATTCAGCTCATCCGCCTCGGTGTATGGGGTACCGGAATGTGTTCCCATTTCGGAGGAAGCCAGCCTTGGGGCGGTGAGTCCCTATGGAAGAACCAAACAAATGATTGAGCAAGTACTGCAGGATCTGGCTTCTTCTGACCCGAGATGGAGAATTTCCATTCTCAGGTATTTCAATCCCGTCGGTGCACATAAAAGCGGAAAGATCGGAGAGAGCCCTAATGGGACGCCCAACAATTTAATGCCGTTTATTACGCAAGTCGCTGTGGGGAGATTGCCGTCGCTTAAAGTATACGGCTCCGATTACCCTACAAAAGACGGAACGGGAATCCGAGATTATATTCATGTCGTGGATTTGGCGCAAGGCCATCTGAAAGCATTGGAGCATTTGGATCATACCAATGGGGTCGAATTTTACAATCTGGGTACAGGTCGGGGGTTTACGGTGCTGGAGATGATCCATTCCTTCGAGAAGGTGTCGGGGATTCAGATTCCCTATGAAATTGTGGGGCGAAGACCAGGGGATATCGGGATATGCTATGCTGATCCGACCAAGTCCCATATGAGCCTGGGGTGGTTCCCGAAATACGGCATTATCGACATGTGTGAGGATAGCTGGAATTGGCAAGTTCACAATCCGCAAGGGTATTGCGAGAGGATCACGGCCGGGTAA
- a CDS encoding lasso peptide biosynthesis PqqD family chaperone, producing the protein MSKLHSITPVDTLVQCEGHIVSDMAGEKVMLSVQKGKYYNLGTLGGEIWDMLITPVKAEHIIQSILSEYEVESSECEEDILLFLSDLEHEGLIRHVKQR; encoded by the coding sequence ATGAGCAAACTTCATTCGATCACCCCTGTCGATACGCTTGTTCAATGCGAGGGCCATATCGTTAGCGATATGGCCGGCGAAAAAGTGATGTTAAGCGTCCAGAAGGGAAAATACTATAATCTCGGTACGCTTGGCGGCGAGATCTGGGACATGCTTATCACGCCCGTGAAGGCGGAACACATTATTCAATCCATTTTATCCGAATATGAGGTGGAGTCGTCGGAATGCGAGGAAGACATTCTCTTGTTCCTCTCGGATTTGGAACATGAGGGTTTGATACGGCATGTGAAGCAACGATGA
- a CDS encoding lasso peptide biosynthesis B2 protein: MNRLRRWIWLCLFDRKTFLLFAEAFLYLGWARILLYFPFAKISPLLGRRSMETPEVHDPSDTKTMKHIRSAIHIASRHTFWESKCLVRAIAGMKMLEKRNLHSTLYLGTGKNKNGELIAHAWLRSGSIYITGAEMMKQFVVVEKFAKSAGTDS; the protein is encoded by the coding sequence ATGAACCGGTTGAGAAGATGGATATGGTTATGCTTGTTTGACCGGAAGACATTCCTTTTATTTGCGGAAGCTTTTCTTTATTTGGGCTGGGCGCGCATTCTTTTGTATTTTCCGTTCGCGAAGATCTCGCCGTTGCTGGGGAGACGATCCATGGAAACGCCAGAAGTCCATGATCCGTCGGATACGAAAACCATGAAGCATATTCGGAGCGCGATCCATATCGCGAGCCGGCACACTTTCTGGGAGAGCAAATGCTTGGTAAGAGCGATAGCAGGCATGAAGATGCTTGAGAAAAGAAACCTGCACAGCACGTTATATTTGGGAACCGGGAAAAATAAAAACGGTGAACTGATCGCACACGCCTGGCTTCGCAGCGGCTCGATATACATTACCGGCGCCGAGATGATGAAGCAGTTCGTCGTGGTGGAGAAATTCGCGAAGAGCGCAGGGACAGACTCATGA
- a CDS encoding paeninodin family lasso peptide encodes MKKQYSKPSLEVLDVHQTMAGPGTSTPDAFQPDPDEDVHYDS; translated from the coding sequence ATGAAAAAGCAGTACAGCAAGCCGTCCCTTGAAGTGTTGGATGTTCATCAGACCATGGCTGGCCCGGGTACCTCTACCCCGGATGCTTTCCAGCCGGACCCGGATGAAGACGTGCATTACGATAGCTAG
- a CDS encoding nucleotidyltransferase domain-containing protein, whose product MEKSLILDTDMLTNEMKLILEIISIDRPEDLRKDKAGLFQDCKWDAFFRLAMHHRVYSVLYMQMKDMGDDMVPPAVIQRLYRQYCANTLRMLHLSSEIEHIGKELTGRGLRCLFLKGPVLGQDLYGSISLRTCSDLDLLVPLAELVRAETILITLGYEKDDYIESVLGDWKWRHHHLTFFHPVKGIKVELHWRLNPFPSKEPKFNDLWLRKRRSTLFGSPIYYLGREDLFVFLVTHGARHGWSRLRWLLDIKQLLNQQPDHGQIMNRLRRRRCIRAGGQSVVLASSLLQARLAPELHRLASRRRSVRLAQDAMFYLSQMVHLHKEPVPEEVGAYHKRHLFALMPLRHKCLFILSFMLPYPEDVKVIRLPRMLHYIYIPLRPFLWAWRKSVGVQK is encoded by the coding sequence ATGGAGAAGTCCCTTATCTTGGACACAGACATGCTGACGAACGAAATGAAGTTGATTCTGGAGATTATTTCAATTGATCGTCCCGAGGATTTGCGCAAGGACAAAGCCGGGCTCTTTCAGGACTGCAAGTGGGATGCATTTTTTCGGCTTGCGATGCATCACCGAGTCTATTCCGTGCTGTATATGCAGATGAAGGATATGGGCGATGATATGGTGCCTCCGGCGGTCATTCAACGTCTGTACCGCCAATATTGCGCCAATACGCTCCGAATGCTTCATCTGAGCAGCGAGATCGAACATATCGGCAAGGAATTGACCGGAAGAGGCCTGCGTTGTTTATTTTTGAAGGGACCTGTCCTTGGCCAGGATTTATATGGAAGTATCTCGCTTCGCACCTGCTCGGATCTGGATCTCCTCGTTCCCTTGGCCGAATTAGTTAGGGCGGAAACGATACTTATCACGCTAGGGTACGAGAAAGATGACTACATTGAGTCCGTACTGGGGGACTGGAAATGGCGGCACCACCATCTGACCTTTTTTCACCCGGTCAAGGGCATCAAGGTTGAGCTTCATTGGCGGCTGAACCCGTTCCCGTCCAAGGAACCAAAATTTAACGACTTGTGGCTCAGGAAGCGAAGAAGCACGCTGTTCGGCAGCCCGATCTATTATTTGGGCAGAGAGGATTTGTTCGTCTTTCTCGTGACCCACGGCGCCCGCCACGGCTGGTCGCGACTGCGCTGGCTGCTCGATATCAAGCAGCTTCTTAACCAACAGCCGGATCACGGCCAGATCATGAATAGATTGAGGCGGCGCCGATGTATACGCGCCGGAGGACAATCTGTCGTCCTGGCCTCGTCGCTGCTTCAAGCGCGGTTAGCCCCGGAACTGCATCGGCTTGCAAGCAGGCGGAGATCGGTGCGGCTGGCCCAGGACGCCATGTTCTATCTGTCGCAGATGGTTCATCTCCATAAGGAGCCGGTACCTGAAGAAGTCGGAGCCTACCATAAGCGCCATCTGTTTGCGTTAATGCCGCTGCGGCATAAATGCTTGTTCATTCTAAGCTTCATGCTGCCTTATCCCGAGGATGTCAAGGTCATTCGATTGCCGAGAATGCTTCATTATATCTATATTCCCTTAAGGCCCTTCTTGTGGGCATGGAGAAAAAGCGTGGGTGTACAGAAATGA
- a CDS encoding acetyltransferase, with product MLDIIVFGAGGHAKAVIDVIEKTGEYRILGILDSHKPPGTECYGYEIVGDLDYLSAHRQQIQGGIVAIGDNWTRYRITQSIRQVMPDFRFIRAVHPQASIARGARIGEGSVIMAGAVIGSDAIVGDHCVMYTRSSLDHDSRLGHYAALAPNAATGGQVRIGDYSMISIGASVIHGVIIGEHCVIGAGAAVLHDIPGCSIAYGIPATIARNRHPGERYL from the coding sequence ATGCTCGATATTATTGTTTTTGGTGCCGGCGGGCATGCCAAAGCCGTCATTGACGTGATTGAGAAGACTGGGGAATACCGAATCCTTGGTATCCTCGACAGCCATAAACCGCCTGGTACCGAGTGCTATGGATACGAAATTGTTGGAGATCTGGATTACTTGTCCGCGCATCGGCAACAAATTCAGGGAGGAATCGTGGCCATTGGAGACAACTGGACCCGCTATCGCATCACACAAAGCATAAGACAGGTCATGCCTGACTTTCGCTTCATTCGGGCCGTCCACCCGCAGGCTTCTATCGCGAGAGGAGCCCGAATCGGCGAAGGCTCCGTTATCATGGCCGGCGCCGTAATCGGCAGCGATGCCATCGTCGGAGACCATTGTGTGATGTACACCCGATCCTCGCTCGATCATGACTCGCGGCTCGGACATTATGCGGCGCTCGCCCCGAATGCCGCGACCGGCGGACAAGTCCGGATTGGCGACTACAGCATGATCTCTATCGGCGCAAGCGTGATCCACGGCGTGATCATTGGCGAGCATTGCGTCATCGGTGCCGGTGCCGCCGTTCTTCATGATATTCCCGGTTGCTCCATCGCTTACGGCATACCCGCCACAATCGCGAGAAACCGGCACCCCGGGGAGCGTTATCTGTAG
- a CDS encoding sugar translocase: protein MRIRNSLYNIFFGLLGQAISTIMGFIVRTVFIWTLGIEYLGVSGLFSDVLMLLSLANLGFETAIIYSLYQPLADRDEARIKAFMHLFRKAYLFIGMLVLVLGLSLIPFLDVFIRGETTVAYLEVIYVLFLLHSVSTYFFAYKQALIVADQQQHVISRIHSVYVIAMNTIQIIVLLFTKNYILFLVIQIGMSVLRNKYISRVADRKYEFLNEPVSTPLDKEEKKTFFQNLRSLLMYKVSGVVINGTDNLIIANLFGVIWVGLYSNYYLILTTLTTFLSYFFYSLTASVGNLNATEDKEKKFFFYRVLRLANFWVFGLCAVCLWNLLDPVIVLWLGGSFVLGKETLLAILLNFYTTGMQNASTMFRDTTGMFRRGRYSPLIAAAMNIALSITLARFIGMPGVFLGTVISRLLTYFWVDPYLLHKHVFFQPLRPYFTRYGLHAVLVLLAASLCGWLAELLTLPLLWDIAVRVLLCLSVTNLIFYVCFRKSSEFIYLTNIAKANLGKLSILTKFNPVIRREETR, encoded by the coding sequence ATGAGAATTCGAAATTCGCTTTATAACATTTTTTTTGGTCTGCTGGGGCAAGCCATTAGCACCATAATGGGTTTTATCGTTAGAACGGTTTTTATATGGACGCTTGGTATTGAGTATCTGGGAGTGAGCGGTCTGTTTTCCGATGTGCTCATGCTCCTGTCTCTAGCGAATCTCGGTTTTGAGACCGCCATCATTTACAGCTTGTATCAACCTCTTGCCGATCGGGACGAGGCCAGGATAAAAGCTTTTATGCATTTATTTCGAAAAGCCTATCTGTTCATAGGTATGCTTGTGCTCGTGCTGGGGCTCTCCCTGATTCCTTTTCTTGATGTTTTCATTCGGGGGGAAACGACGGTTGCTTATCTCGAAGTCATCTATGTCTTATTTCTGCTCCATTCCGTGTCCACCTACTTCTTCGCTTATAAACAGGCCCTAATTGTGGCCGACCAGCAGCAGCATGTGATATCGCGAATCCATAGTGTGTATGTGATTGCCATGAACACGATCCAAATCATCGTGCTTCTCTTTACGAAAAACTACATTCTGTTCCTTGTCATCCAAATCGGAATGAGCGTTCTTAGAAACAAGTATATTTCCCGTGTGGCCGACCGAAAATACGAATTCCTGAATGAGCCGGTCAGCACTCCTTTGGACAAAGAAGAGAAGAAGACCTTTTTTCAAAACCTGCGCTCCCTGCTTATGTACAAAGTGAGCGGCGTTGTCATCAATGGGACGGATAATCTGATTATTGCCAACCTATTTGGCGTCATATGGGTCGGACTCTATTCCAATTATTATTTGATTCTGACAACCTTAACTACATTTCTGAGCTATTTCTTCTATTCTCTCACGGCCAGCGTGGGGAATTTGAACGCTACGGAGGATAAGGAGAAGAAGTTTTTCTTCTATCGTGTGTTACGCTTGGCCAACTTTTGGGTGTTCGGGCTTTGTGCCGTATGTTTGTGGAATTTGCTTGATCCGGTGATTGTTTTATGGCTCGGAGGTTCTTTTGTCCTCGGCAAGGAGACCTTGCTTGCGATCCTGCTCAATTTTTATACGACGGGGATGCAAAATGCTTCGACCATGTTCCGGGATACGACGGGCATGTTCCGAAGGGGAAGGTACAGCCCGTTGATCGCAGCGGCAATGAACATCGCATTATCGATTACGCTTGCACGCTTCATCGGGATGCCGGGAGTGTTCCTCGGAACTGTCATTAGCCGATTGTTAACCTATTTTTGGGTTGATCCTTATTTGCTTCATAAGCACGTATTCTTTCAACCGCTGCGCCCTTACTTTACCCGTTACGGACTGCATGCCGTGTTAGTTCTTCTGGCGGCATCCTTATGCGGCTGGCTTGCAGAATTACTCACGCTGCCGCTGTTATGGGATATCGCCGTCAGGGTCCTGCTGTGCTTGTCCGTAACGAACCTGATCTTCTATGTGTGCTTTCGCAAATCGAGCGAGTTTATCTACTTAACGAACATCGCCAAGGCGAATCTGGGAAAGCTGTCGATCCTTACTAAATTCAATCCGGTCATACGGAGAGAGGAGACAAGGTAA
- a CDS encoding glycosyltransferase, giving the protein MKRVLFASFDMEVGGVERSLAGLLEHFDYERYQAELMLYRHQGDFMPLLPEQVRLLEEQRAYATFRKSIGDIMKSRQLLIGLGRLTAKVHADMAGKVRGFAETGYHQMQLMWRYTLPFLPRNKQLYDAAVSFLWPHYYVAEKVDARTKIAWIHTDYSTVATNVRSDLKLWSKFDHIIAVSPSCREAFLAKYETLRDKVTVIENIISPDYIKMMSEVSVDSPMAADPRFKLVTVARLSHAKGIDQAVMALKKLREKGLEDIAWYVVGYGGDEEMIRGLIAKNRLQDHFILLGKQYNPYPFIKRADLYVQPSRYEGKAVTVTEAQILGKPVLITRYPTAQSQVADGKDGYITDLSVEGLAEGIEHLYRDRQLRCRLADMCSRTQYGNAGELNKLYALLDDNG; this is encoded by the coding sequence ATGAAAAGAGTATTGTTCGCATCCTTCGATATGGAGGTTGGAGGAGTCGAGAGAAGCCTGGCTGGTTTGCTGGAGCATTTTGATTATGAACGCTATCAGGCGGAGCTGATGCTGTATCGCCATCAAGGCGATTTTATGCCTTTGCTCCCCGAACAAGTCCGGTTGCTGGAGGAGCAGCGAGCCTATGCCACATTCCGCAAGTCCATCGGCGACATTATGAAGAGCCGGCAGCTGCTGATCGGGCTCGGAAGGCTGACCGCAAAAGTGCATGCCGATATGGCCGGGAAAGTGAGAGGGTTTGCAGAAACGGGATATCATCAGATGCAGCTGATGTGGAGATATACCCTTCCCTTCCTGCCCCGGAACAAACAGCTCTACGATGCGGCTGTAAGCTTCTTATGGCCCCATTACTATGTTGCCGAGAAAGTCGATGCCCGCACGAAAATAGCCTGGATTCATACGGATTATTCGACCGTAGCTACGAATGTGCGCTCTGATTTGAAGCTGTGGAGCAAGTTCGATCATATCATCGCCGTATCTCCTTCATGCAGGGAAGCCTTCTTGGCAAAGTACGAAACCCTGAGAGACAAGGTGACGGTAATCGAAAACATTATCTCTCCGGACTACATCAAGATGATGTCCGAGGTGTCTGTTGATTCACCGATGGCAGCGGATCCGCGCTTCAAATTGGTCACCGTCGCCCGTTTGTCGCACGCCAAGGGAATCGACCAGGCTGTCATGGCCTTGAAGAAGCTGAGAGAGAAGGGGCTTGAGGACATTGCCTGGTACGTTGTGGGTTACGGAGGGGACGAGGAGATGATTCGCGGTCTCATTGCGAAAAATCGGCTGCAGGATCATTTCATTTTGCTGGGCAAGCAGTACAATCCCTATCCTTTCATCAAGCGAGCCGATCTCTATGTACAGCCTTCCCGTTACGAGGGGAAAGCCGTAACCGTAACCGAAGCCCAGATTTTGGGCAAGCCTGTTCTGATTACCCGCTATCCTACGGCACAGAGTCAGGTTGCCGACGGCAAGGACGGATATATTACGGACTTATCGGTCGAGGGCTTAGCGGAAGGGATTGAGCATTTATATCGAGATCGGCAGCTAAGATGCCGGCTCGCGGACATGTGCAGCAGGACTCAGTATGGCAATGCGGGCGAACTCAATAAACTATACGCATTGTTGGATGACAATGGATAG
- a CDS encoding polysaccharide pyruvyl transferase family protein: MDNILLLDTSVGSLNKGDEIIMKCVRRQLSGITRQANVFTVPTHLSPFGWFQVMRDSLRVQFYTRAKYKFVGGTNLLTMDMFTHFPQWNINVFNYRPLQGSILLGVGAGKGEKIKRYTKMLYRKVLSHEYVHSVRDERTWRFVTDLGLKALNTGCPTMWALTPEHCQDIPKGKSDAVVFTLTDYARAPRQDQLLIDLLIRSYKKVYFWVQGADDYAYFHTLSNTDSIHVIPPSLEEYEAVLSTDVDFVGTRLHAGIYAMRHKKRSIIIAVDERARGMSETYALNTVDRTDLAGLEAMIHSEFATNVRMNLEAIQAWLDQFKQR; the protein is encoded by the coding sequence ATGGATAACATCCTGCTGCTCGACACCTCAGTCGGTTCCTTGAATAAAGGGGATGAGATCATCATGAAATGCGTGAGGCGCCAATTGTCTGGTATTACGCGCCAGGCCAATGTGTTTACCGTGCCTACACATCTTTCCCCCTTCGGCTGGTTCCAGGTGATGCGAGATTCATTACGTGTTCAATTCTATACAAGAGCCAAATACAAGTTCGTCGGCGGAACGAATCTATTGACCATGGACATGTTCACCCATTTCCCGCAATGGAATATTAATGTGTTTAATTATCGTCCGTTACAAGGCAGCATTCTCCTGGGGGTGGGGGCGGGCAAAGGAGAAAAAATAAAACGGTACACGAAAATGCTGTACCGCAAGGTGTTGTCCCATGAATATGTGCATAGCGTTCGAGATGAACGAACCTGGAGATTCGTCACAGATTTAGGGCTCAAAGCGTTAAATACGGGATGTCCGACGATGTGGGCATTAACGCCCGAGCATTGCCAGGATATTCCTAAGGGGAAATCGGATGCCGTCGTGTTTACGTTGACAGATTACGCAAGAGCGCCCCGTCAAGATCAGCTCCTGATCGATCTTCTGATTAGAAGTTATAAAAAAGTATATTTCTGGGTGCAGGGAGCCGATGATTATGCGTACTTTCATACGTTATCGAATACCGACAGCATTCACGTCATTCCTCCTTCGCTGGAAGAATATGAAGCTGTGCTCAGCACGGATGTCGACTTTGTAGGCACGCGCCTGCATGCCGGAATTTATGCGATGCGCCATAAGAAACGTTCCATCATTATTGCGGTTGATGAACGGGCCAGAGGAATGAGTGAGACATACGCCCTGAATACCGTTGACCGTACGGATCTCGCCGGCCTTGAAGCCATGATCCATTCGGAATTTGCGACGAATGTCCGGATGAACCTGGAGGCCATCCAAGCGTGGCTGGATCAGTTCAAGCAGCGGTAA
- a CDS encoding helix-turn-helix domain-containing protein → MIGERIQILRRKKNYSLSELSERAGVAKSYLSSIERGIQQNPSIQFLEKISVILGVSVEELLQDKEASNEAEALDEEWTNLVKEAMASGVSKEQFKEFLEYNKWKLTREES, encoded by the coding sequence ATGATCGGAGAACGGATTCAAATCCTTCGAAGGAAGAAAAATTACTCACTGTCAGAACTCTCCGAAAGAGCAGGTGTCGCAAAATCCTATTTAAGCTCAATTGAAAGAGGAATTCAGCAGAATCCTTCCATTCAATTTCTGGAGAAGATTAGTGTTATTCTCGGGGTCTCAGTTGAGGAGCTGCTGCAAGACAAGGAAGCTTCGAATGAAGCTGAGGCGTTGGATGAAGAATGGACTAATCTCGTAAAAGAAGCGATGGCTTCTGGCGTAAGTAAAGAGCAATTCAAAGAATTTCTGGAATATAATAAGTGGAAGCTAACACGCGAAGAGTCATGA
- a CDS encoding ABC transporter ATP-binding protein translates to MNSIILYMKRLHKTAGLRLSINIIGMVISSLLEGMTFLLLIPMLTVGGVLLSEPAWENRLRFLNILHSLPQAASLAIILTVYLLIVVTQNLIHRAVTIRNAEIEQHFSRQLRYENYSALLRAQWSFFLHRRTSDLVNALTTETARVLGGISLLLQFITSALFTLVQIIFAFWISPKMTLFVIACGAMLAFLSRGFIRKSKQLGSQTSKLAQAYLAGITDQLQGMKDIKSNNLEPSRLEWHQQLTEGTMQEQLDYVRLRLNSQLLYKISSSLLIAGFIFTSFRFFPSEGPSLLIVILVFARLWPRFTSLQSKLEQLASTIPAFQALQQLQHDCKLAADQAITLIESPAPGPGHWFVMQGIEVRNLSFRYQPQLPVYALQNISAHIPAQGMTAIVGKSGAGKSTLIDLLMGLMQPESGQILVDGMAITNDNLLAYRRSIGYVAQDPFLYNASIRENLLMVKPSATEIELWEALDFSSAAEFVRKLPRQLETLIGDRGIRLSGGERQRLVLARAIIRQPSILVLDEATSALDTENEQKILTALHRLKDRITVIVVAHRLSTIQNAEQILVIHDGKLVEQGTFLSLSSEKKSIFVNLLQNQEAQPVNVYTL, encoded by the coding sequence ATGAATTCGATTATTCTTTACATGAAGCGGCTTCATAAAACGGCAGGGTTACGATTAAGCATCAACATTATCGGCATGGTGATCAGCAGTCTCCTGGAGGGCATGACATTTCTTCTGCTCATCCCCATGCTTACGGTTGGCGGCGTTCTGTTGTCAGAGCCGGCTTGGGAGAACAGGCTGCGGTTTTTGAACATCCTGCACAGCTTGCCACAGGCTGCTTCCCTAGCCATCATTCTAACGGTATACCTGCTGATTGTCGTCACACAAAACCTCATTCATCGGGCCGTTACGATCCGCAATGCCGAGATAGAGCAACATTTCAGCCGACAACTGCGCTACGAGAACTACAGCGCTCTTCTAAGAGCGCAATGGTCTTTTTTCCTACACCGCAGAACTTCCGATCTGGTGAATGCCCTAACGACCGAAACCGCCAGAGTCTTGGGGGGAATCAGTCTGCTCCTCCAATTCATTACATCTGCCTTGTTTACCCTCGTTCAGATTATTTTCGCCTTCTGGATCTCACCGAAGATGACGCTGTTCGTTATTGCCTGCGGAGCCATGCTTGCCTTTCTTTCCCGCGGATTTATTCGCAAATCCAAGCAGCTCGGCAGCCAGACGTCCAAGCTCGCCCAAGCCTATCTGGCAGGAATCACTGACCAGCTTCAAGGAATGAAAGATATAAAGAGCAACAACCTGGAACCCTCCCGCTTGGAGTGGCACCAGCAGCTTACCGAAGGAACCATGCAAGAGCAGCTGGATTATGTGCGGCTACGGCTGAATTCCCAGCTGTTGTATAAAATATCGTCCTCACTGCTTATCGCCGGATTTATCTTTACGTCATTTCGCTTTTTTCCGAGTGAAGGGCCGTCTTTGTTGATCGTTATTCTGGTCTTTGCCAGGTTATGGCCGAGATTTACCAGCCTTCAATCCAAACTGGAACAATTGGCCTCGACCATCCCGGCCTTCCAGGCTCTTCAGCAATTGCAGCATGACTGCAAATTAGCCGCAGATCAGGCGATTACGCTTATAGAATCGCCCGCTCCGGGACCTGGCCATTGGTTCGTTATGCAAGGAATCGAAGTCAGAAATCTTTCGTTTCGCTATCAGCCGCAACTGCCTGTGTATGCTTTGCAAAATATCAGCGCTCATATTCCTGCCCAAGGGATGACCGCTATCGTTGGCAAATCAGGGGCCGGCAAGAGCACGTTGATCGACCTCCTAATGGGCCTGATGCAGCCTGAATCCGGTCAAATCCTCGTGGATGGCATGGCGATCACGAATGACAATCTGCTCGCGTACAGACGCTCCATCGGGTATGTGGCGCAGGATCCGTTTCTCTATAATGCGAGCATAAGAGAAAACCTGTTGATGGTTAAACCGAGTGCCACGGAGATCGAGCTGTGGGAAGCACTCGATTTCTCCTCGGCGGCTGAATTTGTACGCAAGCTTCCTCGCCAATTGGAGACGCTCATTGGAGATCGAGGCATTCGTTTGTCAGGAGGAGAACGGCAGCGCCTGGTCCTGGCAAGAGCCATCATCCGGCAGCCTTCGATCCTTGTTCTGGATGAGGCGACAAGCGCACTGGATACGGAGAATGAACAAAAGATTCTGACCGCTTTACATCGGTTGAAGGATCGCATTACGGTCATTGTGGTTGCCCATAGGCTGTCCACCATCCAAAACGCGGAACAAATTTTAGTCATACATGACGGGAAATTGGTTGAACAGGGAACCTTTTTGTCATTATCCTCAGAAAAAAAGAGCATATTTGTAAATCTTTTACAAAATCAAGAGGCGCAGCCTGTTAACGTCTATACGCTGTAG